In Sedimentibacter sp. MB31-C6, one genomic interval encodes:
- a CDS encoding CapA family protein has product MSRKFRRRKRNRRIIFLILILVIGIVGVSLIINGLGNDNLIAEGDTSDNNEKNEQNTNQELEEEPEPEEEPDISINIAATGDIMFHPSQLDGAYNPLSGTYDFTNSFKAVKDILQEADIAIANFEGTTAGNEVYSYQGYPLFNAPDEALDAIKDAGFDILSTVNNHCLDTRKAGIIRTIEEIQARGMDSIGTYKEKPETRVLIKEVEGIKLAFIAYTEMVNGLESVLSPEDLDSMVNIIDEAKLKEDIAYAKEQNAEVIIASLHWGNEYARKQAERQEVLADMLFNEGVDIILGSHPHVIQQAKQLDYNGKSKFVAYSMGNFISNQRIETLGPYGMSEEETKYTEDGIIINIEIKKNGKTGEISINNIKYIPLWVYKGTTSDGGVEHVVYPIMDYIESDELNDNSKSRMNRSYNDTMAQVNVE; this is encoded by the coding sequence ATGAGTAGAAAATTCAGACGCAGAAAAAGGAATAGACGCATAATATTTTTAATTTTAATATTAGTAATTGGAATAGTCGGTGTTTCATTAATTATTAATGGATTAGGAAATGATAATCTAATAGCAGAAGGTGATACTTCTGATAACAATGAAAAAAATGAACAAAACACAAATCAGGAACTAGAGGAAGAACCAGAACCGGAAGAAGAGCCAGATATCTCGATAAACATTGCAGCTACAGGCGATATAATGTTTCATCCATCACAGTTAGATGGTGCTTATAATCCTTTAAGTGGAACGTATGATTTTACTAATAGTTTTAAAGCTGTTAAAGATATACTTCAAGAAGCAGATATAGCTATAGCTAATTTCGAAGGTACAACAGCAGGAAATGAGGTCTATTCTTATCAAGGTTATCCTTTGTTTAATGCGCCAGATGAAGCATTAGATGCTATTAAAGACGCTGGCTTTGATATATTATCAACAGTTAATAATCATTGTTTAGATACAAGAAAAGCTGGAATAATTAGAACTATTGAAGAAATTCAAGCTAGAGGTATGGATAGTATAGGTACTTATAAGGAAAAACCAGAAACTAGAGTGTTAATAAAAGAAGTAGAAGGCATTAAGCTTGCCTTTATAGCATATACTGAAATGGTAAATGGGCTTGAAAGTGTACTTTCACCAGAAGATTTAGACTCAATGGTAAATATAATAGATGAAGCCAAGCTTAAAGAAGACATTGCCTATGCAAAAGAACAAAATGCTGAAGTTATAATTGCATCTCTTCACTGGGGAAATGAATATGCAAGAAAACAAGCAGAAAGACAGGAAGTTTTAGCTGATATGTTGTTTAATGAAGGAGTAGACATTATATTAGGTAGTCATCCACATGTAATACAACAAGCTAAACAGTTAGATTATAATGGTAAATCTAAGTTTGTAGCTTATTCAATGGGGAATTTTATATCAAATCAAAGGATTGAAACTTTAGGCCCCTACGGGATGTCTGAAGAAGAAACTAAATATACTGAAGATGGAATTATAATCAATATAGAAATAAAGAAAAATGGAAAGACAGGGGAAATTTCTATTAACAATATAAAATATATTCCTTTATGGGTATATAAAGGAACAACATCAGATGGTGGTGTAGAGCATGTAGTATATCCGATTATGGATTATATTGAAAGTGATGAATTAAATGATAATTCAAAATCACGT
- a CDS encoding YgiQ family radical SAM protein — protein MMDFLPINIEDMKKRGWDQCDFVFVTGDAYVDHSSFGAAIISRLLERYGYKVGIIAQPDWKDVKSFRALGEPRLGFLINSGNIDSMVNHYTTFKKKRRTDVYSPGGKPNLRPDRAVTVYSNKIREAYKHAPIIIGGIEASLRRLSHYDYWSNSVKRSILMDSGANLLVYGMGEKAIIQIAEALNSGLPIEEITFINGTVYKTKDKERAFEPVILPKYEEVSISKKTYADSFKIQFENTDSKSGKTLVEQYNTVYVVQNPPMEILTQQELDDIYDLDYMNDYHPIYKNSGGIPALSEIKFSITSVRGCFGGCSFCALNFHQGRIVQSRSHESILKEAEKMSNDKEFKGYIHDVGGPTANFRIKACKKQEKYGACKDKNCLSPERCKNLQVSHSDYLDLLRKIRKINGIKKVFIRSGIRYDYAIYDKNDNFIRELCQNHISGQLRTAPEHVSKSVLELMGKPPIKTYNQFVNKFNEENKKLNMKQYIVPYFISSHPGSKIKDAIELAEYIRDIGHMPEQVQDFYPTPGTLSTCMYYTGINPLTSDSVYIPKDIEERKMQRALLQYNKRENYELVLKALKKEKRYDLIGYNSKALIKPKN, from the coding sequence ATGATGGATTTTTTGCCAATTAATATTGAAGATATGAAAAAAAGAGGATGGGACCAATGTGATTTCGTTTTTGTTACTGGAGATGCTTATGTTGATCATTCATCTTTTGGGGCAGCTATAATATCTAGACTATTGGAGCGTTATGGTTACAAGGTTGGCATAATAGCCCAACCAGACTGGAAAGATGTAAAGTCCTTTAGAGCATTAGGGGAACCTAGACTTGGATTTCTTATAAATTCAGGAAATATAGATTCCATGGTTAATCATTATACAACATTTAAAAAGAAAAGAAGAACAGATGTATATTCTCCTGGAGGAAAACCTAATTTAAGACCAGATCGAGCAGTAACTGTCTACTCAAATAAAATTAGAGAAGCTTATAAACATGCACCTATAATAATAGGAGGTATTGAAGCTAGTTTAAGAAGGTTAAGTCATTATGACTATTGGAGTAATAGTGTTAAAAGATCTATTCTTATGGATTCGGGGGCTAATTTATTAGTTTATGGTATGGGTGAAAAGGCCATAATTCAAATTGCTGAAGCTTTAAATTCAGGATTGCCTATTGAAGAAATTACATTTATAAATGGGACTGTTTATAAAACAAAGGACAAAGAAAGGGCATTTGAACCTGTAATTTTACCTAAGTATGAAGAAGTTTCTATATCAAAGAAAACTTATGCTGACAGTTTTAAAATACAATTTGAAAATACAGATTCAAAATCGGGCAAAACACTTGTAGAACAGTATAATACTGTTTATGTTGTCCAAAACCCTCCAATGGAAATATTAACACAACAAGAGTTAGATGATATTTATGATTTGGATTATATGAATGATTATCATCCTATTTATAAAAACTCAGGAGGAATTCCAGCTTTAAGTGAAATTAAATTCAGTATTACAAGTGTAAGAGGATGCTTTGGTGGTTGTAGTTTTTGTGCACTTAATTTTCATCAAGGTAGGATAGTTCAATCGAGAAGTCATGAATCTATTCTTAAGGAAGCTGAAAAAATGTCAAATGACAAAGAGTTCAAAGGATATATACATGATGTTGGAGGACCTACAGCTAATTTTAGAATTAAAGCATGTAAAAAGCAGGAAAAATATGGAGCATGTAAGGATAAAAATTGTTTGAGTCCTGAAAGATGTAAAAATCTACAAGTAAGTCACTCAGATTATTTAGATTTACTTAGGAAAATTAGGAAAATAAATGGAATTAAAAAGGTGTTTATAAGATCAGGTATTCGATATGATTATGCAATATATGATAAAAATGATAATTTTATTAGGGAATTATGCCAAAATCATATAAGCGGACAACTTAGAACAGCACCAGAACATGTATCGAAATCTGTATTAGAGCTTATGGGCAAACCACCGATAAAAACTTATAATCAATTTGTTAATAAATTTAATGAAGAAAATAAGAAATTAAATATGAAACAATATATTGTTCCTTATTTCATCTCTTCGCATCCTGGCTCTAAAATTAAGGATGCAATAGAATTAGCTGAATATATTAGAGACATAGGGCATATGCCAGAACAAGTTCAGGATTTTTACCCTACACCGGGGACACTTTCAACTTGTATGTATTATACTGGAATTAATCCTTTGACAAGTGACAGTGTTTATATTCCAAAAGATATAGAAGAAAGAAAAATGCAAAGAGCATTACTTCAATACAACAAAAGAGAAAACTATGAATTAGTTTTGAAAGCTTTAAAAAAAGAAAAAAGATATGATTTAATTGGATATAATTCAAAAGCTTTAATTAAACCAAAAAATTAA